The proteins below are encoded in one region of Caulobacter henricii:
- the greA gene encoding transcription elongation factor GreA yields MEKVPMTAGGYQTLDDELKRLKTIERPAVIAAISEARQHGDLSENAEYHAAKERQGWIEGRIAEIEDKIARAQVIDVSKLSGKQVKFGATVSVVDEDTEEEARYQIVGDHEADVKSGRISLSSPLSRAMIGKEVGEVVEVNTPGGVKAYEILKVEWL; encoded by the coding sequence ATGGAAAAAGTGCCGATGACCGCCGGGGGTTATCAAACCCTCGACGACGAACTGAAGCGTTTGAAGACGATCGAGCGTCCGGCAGTGATCGCCGCAATCTCCGAGGCGCGCCAGCATGGCGACCTCTCGGAGAATGCTGAGTATCACGCCGCCAAGGAGCGCCAGGGCTGGATCGAAGGCCGCATCGCCGAGATCGAGGACAAGATCGCCCGTGCACAGGTGATCGACGTGTCCAAGCTCTCGGGCAAGCAGGTGAAGTTCGGGGCGACGGTCAGCGTCGTCGACGAGGACACCGAGGAAGAGGCCCGGTACCAGATCGTCGGCGATCACGAAGCCGATGTGAAGTCGGGCCGAATCTCGCTGTCATCGCCGCTCTCGCGCGCCATGATCGGCAAGGAAGTGGGCGAGGTCGTCGAGGTCAATACGCCCGGCGGCGTCAAGGCCTATGAGATCCTGAAAGTGGAGTGGCTCTAG